Proteins from a single region of Spodoptera frugiperda isolate SF20-4 chromosome 8, AGI-APGP_CSIRO_Sfru_2.0, whole genome shotgun sequence:
- the LOC118275888 gene encoding zinc finger protein-like 1, translated as MGLCKCPKRRVTNQFCFEHRVNVCEYCMVTSHPKCIIQSYLQWLQDSDYNPICEICTKSLSEGECIRLTCYHVFHWACAEAKYRALPRTTAPAGYQCPSCATPVFPPSNLVSPVADELREKLAGVNWARAGLGLPLLSEDQDMKGAAGRRSQSPIDHHSPFYTSTVDNPRGTPVGASDDESTGRSANGTPHSIVQISDEPVNIYDSSSLKRTDSLQGGQAPRKSIKTNEPLKLTTNYDHDENKYKQKSTFAWISRWWKNSLPSSRVRRAGGIYRRYWIMLFVLIAIIVVLVLLSRRDVDDENPFAFIQDDNQRVLQKN; from the exons ATGGGGCTGTGTAAATGTCCAAAGAGAAGAGTTACGAATCAGTTTTGTTTCGAGCACAGAGTTAATGTTTGTGAATATTGTATGGTGACGAGTCACCCGAAG TGTATTATACAGTCATATTTGCAATGGTTACAAGACAGTGACTACAATCCCATATGTGAAATTTGCACAAAATCTCTCAGTGAGGGCGAGTGTATTCGACTTACTTGTTATC ATGTATTTCACTGGGCATGTGCTGAGGCTAAATATAGGGCTTTGCCCCGCACTACTGCACCAGCGGGCTATCAGTGCCCGTCCTGTGCCACTCCTGTGTTCCCTCCATCCAACCTAGTCTCCCCTGTCGCTGATGAGCTCCGAGAAAAGTTGGCTGGAGTCAACTGGGCTAGAGCTGGCTTGGGTCTACCTCTG CTCTCAGAAGACCAAGACATGAAAGGCGCAGCTGGACGTCGGTCCCAATCTCCAATTGACCATCATTCTCCATTCTATACAAGCACAGTGGACAACCCTCGGGGCACACCAGTGGGAGCTAGTGATGACGAGTCTACCGGCCGGTCCGCCAACGGCACTCCACATTCCATCGTCCAGATATCTGATGAACCAGTCAACATTTATGACAGCTCTTCTCTAAAGAGGACTGACAGTTTACAAG gtgGTCAAGCTCCAAGGAAAAGCATTAAAACAAATGAACCATTGAAATTGACTACAAACTATGATCACGATGAAAATAAGTACAAGCAGAAATCTACTTTCGCCTGGATCAGTAGATGGTGGAA GAACTCGCTCCCATCTTCTCGAGTGCGAAGAGCCGGAGGCATCTATAGACGTTATTGGATCATGCTGTTTGTTCTGATAGCAATAATAGTAGTCCTAGTGCTACTCAGCCGCAGAGACGTCGATGATGAGAACCCCTTCGCTTTCATCCAGGACGATAACCAGAGGGTACTACAGAAAAACTGA